One window of Phycisphaeraceae bacterium genomic DNA carries:
- a CDS encoding phosphoribosylformylglycinamidine synthase subunit PurQ → MPRALVIRAQGTNCDKELCRAFESAGAAPSLRHLDALIRDPSQIDEFDLIGFPGGFSYGDDIASGRIMAALVRERLYVPLRDAVRRGCPIIGICNGFQVLVQVGLLPGPLDGVWPTDRAPKQTCALTENAGARFIDRWVEIAPVPSSRCVWTAGIDSVHADHADRAHGMRLPIAHGEGRFVTDSPATLERLEKDGLVALRYATDVNGSENAIAGICDTSGRVFGLMPHPERYLEWNRHPYFTRLDSRLRSQETLGRRIFQNAVAAASTSARPSGRPQMV, encoded by the coding sequence ATGCCACGAGCATTGGTCATCCGCGCCCAGGGGACGAACTGCGACAAGGAACTCTGCCGCGCGTTCGAGAGCGCCGGAGCCGCCCCATCGCTCCGCCACCTCGATGCCCTGATCCGCGACCCCTCGCAGATCGATGAGTTCGACCTCATTGGCTTCCCCGGCGGGTTCTCCTACGGCGACGACATCGCCTCCGGGCGCATCATGGCCGCACTCGTGCGCGAACGCCTCTACGTCCCGCTCCGCGATGCCGTGCGGCGCGGCTGCCCGATCATCGGTATCTGCAACGGCTTCCAGGTGCTCGTCCAGGTCGGTCTCCTCCCCGGTCCGCTCGACGGCGTCTGGCCGACCGACCGCGCGCCGAAACAGACTTGCGCGCTGACGGAGAACGCCGGCGCACGCTTCATCGATCGCTGGGTCGAGATCGCCCCCGTCCCCTCCTCCCGTTGCGTCTGGACCGCGGGCATCGATTCGGTCCACGCCGATCACGCCGATCGCGCGCACGGGATGCGCCTCCCCATCGCCCACGGAGAGGGGCGATTCGTCACAGACTCCCCCGCGACGCTCGAACGGCTCGAGAAAGATGGTCTCGTCGCACTTCGCTACGCAACCGATGTCAACGGCTCTGAGAACGCCATCGCAGGCATCTGCGATACCAGCGGGAGAGTCTTCGGCCTGATGCCCCACCCGGAGCGATACCTGGAGTGGAACCGGCACCCATACTTCACCCGACTCGACAGCCGGCTCAGGTCCCAGGAAACCCTCGGGCGACGGATCTTCCAGAATGCCGTCGCCGCCGCTTCGACATCCGCCCGGCCCTCCGGCCGCCCGCAGATGGTCTGA